A window of Borrelia sp. A-FGy1 contains these coding sequences:
- a CDS encoding insulinase family protein, protein MKRKKIFSLISKIHLEEYDAEGCYFKHESGLEVFELKSNKFKENAFGIAFKTLPFNNTGVAHILEHTIFCGSNKYRIKDPFLYLMKGSLNTFLNAMTFPDKTLYPAASTLQKDYFNLFKVYADAVFNPLLKKEAFMQEGYNINPNNFKLSGIVLNEMKGIYSNKNSIINEFSINSLFCEGTYKYDSGGNPVNIIDLTYEEFIAFYNKYYTLENCKIFLFGNIETDKNLNFIEKYIIRPYKKEKLNITYNVDKTKRWKQGKLLNYCIPKENENTLGVYTINWLCADIKDIKENIGLEILSEILLDDSCKFTINMLKSQIGDGIDDISGTNTDIRECVFSFGMQNVIPGKVEEFRNMVFSELTNLVKSKIPKELIQGILFGYEFSLKEEKGQGLAISLMIKSLKGWLHGMYPSDTLKINCYLDEIKSKLEKGEPYFENLIEKYLLNNNHYTLINFIPSDETLMEMEEKIEKKLMDREIKIKKNPKKFVEFTKDYNKFKNYQKKKDLKSDISKLPILKLEDLPKEVDKSLDFNEIPELKLHTFELKNNNNIFNVYLFFKLDFLEKEDFTLLSLFKKAIQDLSTKNYSYIDLNNKIQNTFGQLNIYESYEEDINGNIINLFNINFKSFNNKINESFTLIKEILTNINFHDYDRLKEVILSIKNDFKSILIPKGHIFAITRSESKLSLNKYLRELQLGITGREFWQKIKTDTDYLKEIAHNLEKIKNKIILKNNFSSLIIGNAKDVIKKLEIELFILKESLIEKIYVNTLNTIDPVNEPLKEIIIIPSKVYFNCISFLSYKIKDKNYPKINFLAHILKSGIFWEKIRVIGGAYGAFASITNGIFSFSSYRDPNFVKTYQVFEKSLEELANNNKIKNEDLYTYLVGVIGLSTKVKTKSREILESYKRKLLKISDELRQDIRDSYFKITIKDIKNISGEVLNQLKQKNSITSLINNETYENEKEKLEKLIGEKYKVKKIY, encoded by the coding sequence ATGAAGAGAAAGAAAATTTTTAGCTTAATCTCAAAAATCCACTTGGAAGAATATGACGCCGAGGGATGTTATTTTAAACATGAAAGTGGCTTAGAAGTATTTGAACTTAAAAGTAACAAATTCAAAGAAAATGCTTTTGGCATTGCATTTAAAACACTTCCTTTTAATAATACTGGAGTTGCTCATATTCTAGAACACACAATTTTCTGTGGTTCAAACAAATATAGAATAAAAGATCCTTTTCTTTATTTAATGAAAGGAAGCTTAAACACTTTTTTAAATGCAATGACTTTTCCAGATAAAACTTTATATCCAGCAGCTTCTACTCTACAAAAAGACTATTTTAATTTATTTAAAGTATATGCTGATGCTGTATTTAATCCATTACTTAAAAAAGAAGCTTTTATGCAAGAAGGTTATAATATTAATCCTAACAACTTTAAATTATCTGGAATTGTTTTAAATGAAATGAAAGGTATTTATTCTAATAAAAATTCTATAATTAATGAATTTTCAATTAATTCCTTATTTTGTGAAGGAACTTATAAATACGATTCAGGAGGTAATCCAGTTAATATTATTGACCTTACTTATGAAGAGTTTATTGCATTTTATAATAAATACTATACACTCGAAAATTGCAAAATATTTTTATTTGGAAATATTGAAACTGACAAAAATCTAAATTTTATTGAAAAATATATTATAAGACCTTATAAAAAAGAAAAATTAAATATTACTTATAATGTAGACAAAACAAAAAGATGGAAACAAGGTAAATTATTAAATTATTGTATTCCAAAAGAAAATGAAAATACACTCGGAGTATACACAATAAACTGGTTATGTGCCGATATTAAAGATATAAAAGAAAATATTGGACTTGAAATTTTGTCAGAAATTCTACTGGACGATTCTTGCAAATTCACTATAAACATGCTAAAAAGCCAAATTGGCGACGGGATAGACGATATTAGTGGCACAAATACAGACATAAGGGAATGTGTATTCTCATTTGGAATGCAAAATGTAATTCCAGGAAAAGTTGAAGAATTTAGAAACATGGTTTTCAGTGAACTTACAAATCTTGTCAAATCAAAAATTCCAAAAGAATTAATACAGGGTATTCTATTCGGTTATGAATTTAGTCTAAAAGAAGAAAAAGGACAAGGATTGGCTATCTCACTAATGATTAAAAGTCTTAAAGGATGGTTACATGGAATGTATCCTTCTGATACTTTAAAAATCAATTGTTATTTGGATGAAATTAAGAGCAAACTAGAAAAAGGAGAACCTTACTTTGAGAATTTAATAGAAAAATATCTACTAAATAATAATCATTATACTTTAATCAACTTTATTCCATCCGATGAAACTCTTATGGAAATGGAAGAAAAAATAGAAAAGAAGTTGATGGATAGAGAAATTAAAATCAAGAAAAATCCCAAAAAATTTGTAGAATTCACAAAAGACTACAATAAATTTAAGAATTATCAAAAAAAGAAAGATCTTAAATCTGATATTAGTAAACTCCCAATACTTAAGTTAGAGGATTTACCAAAAGAAGTTGATAAAAGTTTAGATTTTAATGAAATACCTGAACTTAAATTACATACCTTTGAACTAAAAAACAATAATAATATTTTTAATGTATATTTATTTTTTAAATTAGATTTTTTAGAAAAAGAAGATTTTACACTTCTCTCTTTATTCAAGAAAGCTATTCAAGATTTATCTACTAAAAATTATTCCTATATAGACTTAAATAATAAAATTCAAAATACTTTCGGGCAATTAAACATATATGAAAGCTATGAAGAAGATATTAACGGCAATATTATTAATCTGTTTAACATAAACTTTAAATCATTTAACAACAAAATCAATGAATCATTTACATTAATTAAAGAAATTTTAACTAATATAAATTTTCATGATTACGACAGGTTGAAAGAAGTGATATTAAGTATTAAAAATGATTTTAAATCAATTTTAATCCCCAAAGGACATATATTTGCAATAACAAGATCCGAATCAAAGTTAAGCTTAAACAAATACTTAAGAGAACTTCAACTAGGAATTACAGGAAGAGAATTTTGGCAAAAAATAAAAACAGACACAGACTATCTAAAAGAAATAGCTCATAATTTAGAAAAAATAAAAAACAAAATAATTTTAAAAAACAATTTTTCATCTCTCATTATAGGAAATGCCAAAGATGTGATTAAAAAATTGGAAATCGAACTATTTATACTAAAAGAAAGTTTAATTGAAAAAATTTATGTAAATACATTAAATACAATAGACCCAGTAAATGAGCCACTAAAAGAAATAATTATTATCCCATCAAAAGTATATTTCAACTGCATAAGTTTTTTAAGTTATAAAATAAAAGATAAAAACTATCCAAAAATAAACTTTTTAGCGCATATATTAAAAAGCGGAATTTTCTGGGAAAAAATAAGAGTTATAGGCGGAGCCTATGGAGCATTTGCGTCTATTACAAACGGAATATTTTCTTTTTCATCATATAGAGATCCTAACTTTGTAAAAACATATCAAGTATTTGAAAAATCATTAGAAGAATTGGCCAATAACAATAAAATCAAAAATGAAGATCTCTATACTTATTTAGTAGGAGTAATAGGCCTTAGTACTAAGGTAAAAACAAAATCCAGAGAAATACTTGAAAGTTATAAGAGAAAGCTATTAAAAATTAGTGACGAACTAAGGCAAGATATTAGAGATTCTTACTTTAAAATAACAATAAAAGACATTAAAAATATATCTGGAGAAGTATTAAATCAGCTAAAACAAAAAAACAGCATAACTTCTCTTATCAATAATGAAACCTACGAAAACGAAAAAGAAAAACTAGAAAAACTCATTGGGGAAAAATATAAAGTAAAGAAAATATATTAA
- a CDS encoding type B 50S ribosomal protein L31 — translation MKKNIHPRSNLVVFKDGSNGAMFLAKSTLTSKETIKYSDNKEYPLINVEITSKSHPFYTGHQKFVDAAGRIDKFNKKYKKA, via the coding sequence ATGAAGAAAAATATACATCCTAGAAGTAATTTGGTAGTTTTTAAAGATGGGTCTAATGGTGCAATGTTTTTGGCTAAGTCTACTTTAACTTCAAAAGAGACAATTAAGTATAGTGATAATAAAGAATATCCATTGATTAATGTCGAAATTACAAGTAAGTCACATCCTTTTTATACAGGTCATCAAAAATTTGTTGATGCGGCAGGTAGGATTGATAAGTTTAACAAAAAGTATAAAAAAGCTTAA
- the rho gene encoding transcription termination factor Rho: MDRKFEEFDLEDEMKRLNSSKELKNEDNSKKKVVKVVAKKEASSSSKKSENERLKVINGVSPDFDYDMSSPDLENSIKTLEQSNIVDFLGGKDSITINTLYDKPITEVRKVVEGLGTNHTIAVTMKKTELIFLLVKILTEHNISVLFTGVLDVLSDGYGFLRTASNSYLSGGNDVYVSPSQIRLFNLRTGDILYGQIRSPRDGERFFAMIKIKSINDQDPTFAQNRIPFDNLTPLYPSSKLDLEYENCNISTRLINLFAPIGKGQRALIVSPPKAGKTTLLQKIANAITTNYPGIILMILLIDERPEEVTDMIRGVRGEVIASNFDEQASRHVQVAEMVIEKAKRLVENKKDVVILLDSITRLARAYNQTMPTSGKILSGGVDSNALHKPKRFFGSARNIEEGGSLTIIATALVDTGSRMDEVIFEEFKSTGNMELILDRSLADRRLFPAINIKKSGTRKEELLLNEEERSKILLIRKILGGVDDYEGVEALVEKMKKSKNNEIFLKTMSNGD; the protein is encoded by the coding sequence ATGGATAGAAAATTTGAGGAATTTGATTTAGAAGATGAAATGAAGCGTTTAAATTCATCTAAAGAATTAAAAAACGAAGATAATTCAAAGAAAAAGGTAGTTAAAGTTGTTGCTAAAAAAGAAGCTTCTAGTTCATCTAAAAAATCTGAAAACGAACGATTGAAGGTAATTAATGGTGTGTCTCCAGATTTTGATTATGATATGTCTAGTCCGGATCTAGAAAATAGTATTAAAACACTTGAACAGAGTAATATTGTTGATTTTTTAGGAGGAAAGGATAGTATAACTATAAATACTCTTTATGATAAACCCATTACTGAGGTTAGAAAAGTTGTTGAAGGACTTGGAACTAATCATACTATTGCAGTAACCATGAAAAAGACAGAGTTGATATTTTTACTTGTTAAGATACTAACTGAGCATAATATTAGTGTTTTATTTACTGGAGTTCTTGATGTTTTAAGTGATGGATATGGATTTTTGCGTACAGCATCTAATTCTTATCTTTCAGGAGGTAACGATGTTTATGTATCGCCTTCTCAGATTAGACTTTTTAATTTAAGGACAGGTGATATTTTATATGGGCAGATTAGATCTCCGAGGGATGGAGAGAGATTTTTTGCTATGATTAAGATTAAGAGTATTAATGATCAAGACCCTACTTTTGCACAAAATAGAATACCTTTTGATAACCTAACGCCTTTGTATCCTAGTTCAAAGTTAGATCTTGAATATGAAAATTGTAACATCTCTACGAGGCTTATTAATCTTTTTGCACCTATTGGAAAGGGGCAGAGAGCTTTAATAGTATCTCCTCCAAAGGCTGGAAAAACTACTTTGCTTCAGAAAATAGCTAATGCAATAACTACTAATTATCCAGGAATTATTTTGATGATTTTACTTATTGATGAGAGGCCTGAAGAGGTGACTGATATGATACGAGGTGTTAGGGGTGAAGTGATTGCATCTAATTTTGATGAGCAAGCCAGCAGGCATGTCCAGGTAGCAGAAATGGTGATTGAGAAGGCAAAAAGACTTGTTGAGAATAAAAAAGATGTTGTTATTCTTTTAGATTCTATTACAAGACTTGCAAGAGCTTACAATCAGACTATGCCGACTTCTGGCAAAATACTTTCTGGAGGGGTTGATTCTAATGCTTTGCATAAGCCAAAGAGATTTTTTGGTTCTGCTAGAAATATTGAAGAGGGTGGAAGCCTTACTATTATTGCTACAGCTTTAGTTGATACTGGAAGTAGAATGGATGAGGTTATTTTTGAAGAGTTTAAGAGCACTGGTAACATGGAGTTAATACTTGATAGAAGCCTGGCAGACAGAAGACTTTTCCCTGCTATTAATATTAAGAAATCGGGAACAAGAAAAGAAGAGTTATTATTGAATGAGGAGGAGCGTTCTAAAATTTTACTTATTAGAAAGATTTTAGGTGGTGTTGATGATTATGAAGGTGTTGAGGCTTTAGTTGAAAAAATGAAAAAAAGTAAAAATAATGAAATTTTTTTAAAGACTATGAGTAATGGCGATTAA
- a CDS encoding polymer-forming cytoskeletal protein — MSPDIRDDYKWDCRLDASLIFRGKLKFEGALYLDSSFEGEIFSKSGILFIGRNSKVITDVITCDTLIIEGILKGSVNASNKVYLNSGCKIYGDIKTKKIFINDNIVFDGKCEMIKSNESIDLFAFTVSQIKDTFQ; from the coding sequence ATGTCTCCTGATATTAGAGATGATTATAAGTGGGATTGCAGACTGGATGCAAGCTTAATTTTTAGGGGAAAGTTAAAGTTTGAGGGTGCTTTATATCTTGATTCGTCTTTTGAGGGTGAGATATTTTCAAAGAGTGGAATACTTTTTATAGGTAGAAATAGTAAAGTTATTACAGATGTTATAACTTGCGATACATTGATAATTGAAGGGATTTTAAAGGGAAGTGTGAATGCCAGTAATAAAGTTTATTTAAATAGTGGTTGTAAGATATATGGCGATATTAAGACAAAAAAAATATTTATTAATGATAATATAGTCTTTGATGGTAAGTGTGAAATGATTAAATCTAATGAGAGTATAGATTTGTTTGCTTTTACAGTTTCACAAATAAAAGATACTTTTCAATGA
- a CDS encoding HU family DNA-binding protein has protein sequence MSFSRRPKITKSDIIDLINLNIKNNNEKIEKKYIKLVVDAFFEELKNSLCLNNVIEFRSFGTFEVRKRKGRQNARNPQTGEYVRVEDHHVAYFRPGKDLKERVWGIRDN, from the coding sequence ATGTCTTTTTCAAGAAGACCCAAAATTACTAAGTCGGATATTATCGATTTGATTAATTTAAATATTAAAAATAATAATGAAAAAATAGAGAAAAAATATATAAAACTTGTAGTTGATGCTTTTTTTGAAGAGCTTAAAAATAGTCTTTGTCTTAATAATGTTATAGAATTTAGGTCTTTTGGTACATTTGAAGTGAGGAAAAGGAAGGGGCGTCAGAATGCACGTAATCCTCAGACTGGTGAGTATGTTAGAGTTGAAGATCATCATGTAGCTTATTTCCGTCCGGGTAAAGATTTAAAAGAAAGAGTATGGGGTATAAGGGATAATTAA
- the rpsT gene encoding 30S ribosomal protein S20, which yields MGNNPSALKRVRQNLRRNLRNSSVKSELKTIEKRCIRMAREGKIAEALEFFKFVSKKLDTAARKKIIHRNKAARKKSNLSILLLK from the coding sequence TTGGGAAATAATCCATCGGCATTAAAGAGGGTGCGGCAAAATTTAAGGAGAAATCTAAGAAATTCAAGTGTTAAGAGTGAATTAAAGACTATAGAAAAGCGTTGTATTAGGATGGCAAGAGAAGGAAAGATAGCAGAAGCTTTAGAATTTTTTAAGTTTGTTTCAAAAAAGTTAGATACTGCTGCTAGGAAAAAAATTATTCATAGAAATAAAGCTGCTCGTAAAAAATCAAATTTGAGTATTTTGCTATTAAAATAA
- the ychF gene encoding redox-regulated ATPase YchF — MSLNAGIVGMPNVGKSTLFSSLTSMKTEIASYPFCTIEPNVGIVAIPDERLEKIVSLILSKKATSAVMEFVDIAGLVKGASMGEGLGNKFLSNIREVSIVVHVVRCFEDRDVIHVDGNVNPRRDIDTINTELCLADLDTVRRSILKNEKSIKGTDRKISENSKRIILMLKKLEKHLMDIRPAVEFVFDEFENEFIKSLNLLTIKKVIYVCNVDENSFFGNKYTDVVKDIASREGNDYLILCAKIEAELAGVENLDERKEILTSFGIKDSGLNSLIKKTYYTLGLRTYFTAGIHEVKAWTFIDGMKAPEAAGIIHSDFQRGFIKAEVYSYDDLVEFRSVQKLKENGRFRLEGKDYLVKDGDIIFFRFNV, encoded by the coding sequence ATGTCGCTTAATGCAGGGATAGTGGGAATGCCTAATGTAGGTAAATCTACTTTATTTTCATCTTTAACATCAATGAAGACGGAAATTGCCAGCTATCCTTTTTGTACTATTGAGCCAAACGTGGGCATTGTAGCAATACCTGATGAGAGACTTGAAAAAATTGTAAGTTTGATTTTATCTAAAAAAGCTACATCAGCTGTTATGGAGTTTGTCGATATAGCAGGTCTTGTTAAGGGAGCCTCTATGGGAGAGGGACTAGGCAATAAATTTTTGTCTAATATTAGGGAAGTTTCTATTGTTGTTCATGTTGTTAGATGTTTTGAGGATAGAGACGTTATTCATGTTGATGGAAATGTAAATCCAAGAAGAGATATAGACACAATTAACACAGAGCTTTGCCTTGCAGATCTTGATACTGTAAGAAGAAGTATATTAAAGAATGAAAAAAGTATAAAAGGTACTGATAGGAAGATTAGTGAGAACTCAAAGAGAATTATTTTGATGCTTAAAAAGCTTGAAAAGCATTTAATGGATATTAGACCAGCAGTTGAATTTGTATTTGATGAATTTGAGAATGAATTTATCAAATCTTTAAATCTTTTGACTATTAAAAAAGTTATATATGTTTGTAATGTAGATGAAAATTCTTTTTTTGGCAATAAGTATACAGATGTTGTAAAAGATATTGCGTCAAGGGAAGGTAATGATTATTTAATTTTGTGTGCCAAGATTGAAGCAGAACTTGCTGGAGTTGAGAATTTGGATGAGAGGAAAGAGATTCTTACTTCTTTTGGAATAAAAGATAGCGGACTTAATAGTCTAATAAAGAAAACTTATTATACTTTAGGCCTTAGGACTTATTTTACTGCTGGTATTCATGAAGTTAAAGCTTGGACTTTTATTGATGGAATGAAAGCTCCAGAGGCTGCGGGTATAATACATAGTGATTTCCAGAGAGGGTTCATTAAAGCAGAGGTGTATTCATATGATGATTTGGTTGAATTTCGAAGCGTGCAAAAATTAAAGGAGAATGGGAGATTTAGACTTGAGGGAAAAGATTATTTAGTAAAAGATGGTGATATAATCTTCTTTAGATTTAATGTTTAA
- a CDS encoding tetratricopeptide repeat protein: MLFFNIIILLFGNIFVLNSQGIVTNKDAQEEFRWALNSYNNGLYDDALLSLKKVLSFDPNNLDYHFWTGNVYYRLGYIEEALMEWRNLQSQGYKVAYLRQLISIVEQRRGLFLDHELGVERLIRVASLDNSIYKRPHGYQVTSLKADQYGGYYAVNFVGNEILHFDVNNNVDILIKDGISYLKSPYDVVELDGLLYVTLYSRDEIGIYDKTIGVKKGSIGKKGTGIGELLAPQYMTIDNRNYIYVSEWGNKRISKFDAEGNFILHFGVKTVGFMGLLGPTGVTYLNGNIYVADALRGSIEIFDTSGNHLYTVQTSIEGIEGLSSDFSGNNIIISSRYGVYKYNVLGKTFIKLLKADDIDSKISYSVIDVNNQIIVSDFNKAKISIYKSDVSIYDSLNVDIRRVIRDGDSKIYVELNVSSRNGLPVVGLKSENFAIANEAYYIIKPKVAYDVNLSNEMNISIIFDKSLGMKKYEKEQIMGINTLIKNKKNKKFSFVNATSVPLIDNIESLLSTINKTNSLGSYDSTYVKTDVSLKLAGSELMSRSSKRAVLYFNNGTLSRSAFDTYSIDTILNYYKNNDIRFYLVLFGNSPVDPKLQYLVDETGGAVIPFSSYEGVSKVYDLILGQKTGTYLLEHNYPDTQEPNGYFNLSVEINFNQQTGRGEFAYFVN, translated from the coding sequence GTGTTGTTTTTTAATATAATTATTTTGCTTTTTGGAAATATATTTGTTTTAAATTCTCAGGGTATAGTTACAAATAAAGATGCTCAGGAAGAATTTAGATGGGCTCTTAATTCTTATAATAATGGCCTTTATGATGATGCTTTATTGTCTCTTAAAAAGGTTTTAAGTTTTGATCCAAACAACCTTGATTATCATTTTTGGACGGGTAATGTTTACTATAGACTGGGATATATTGAAGAAGCTTTGATGGAATGGAGAAATTTACAATCTCAGGGATATAAGGTTGCATATCTTAGGCAATTAATATCTATTGTTGAACAAAGAAGGGGTCTATTTTTAGACCACGAACTTGGTGTTGAAAGGCTTATTAGAGTAGCATCCCTTGATAATTCTATATACAAGCGACCGCATGGATATCAGGTTACGTCTTTGAAAGCGGATCAATATGGTGGATATTATGCTGTTAATTTTGTAGGAAATGAGATATTACATTTTGATGTTAATAATAATGTTGATATTTTGATTAAGGATGGTATTAGTTACTTAAAATCACCTTATGATGTAGTTGAACTTGATGGATTACTTTATGTTACTCTTTACTCAAGAGATGAGATTGGCATTTATGATAAAACGATTGGAGTTAAAAAAGGTTCTATTGGAAAGAAAGGGACAGGAATTGGTGAGTTGCTTGCTCCTCAATACATGACTATTGATAATAGAAATTATATTTATGTAAGTGAATGGGGAAATAAACGAATAAGCAAGTTTGATGCTGAAGGTAATTTTATTTTGCATTTTGGTGTTAAAACAGTGGGTTTTATGGGACTTTTGGGTCCTACAGGAGTTACATATTTAAATGGAAATATTTATGTTGCTGATGCACTTAGGGGTTCTATTGAGATTTTTGATACTAGTGGCAATCATTTGTATACTGTTCAGACTTCTATTGAGGGAATAGAAGGGCTTAGTAGTGATTTCAGTGGAAATAATATTATTATATCTTCAAGATATGGTGTTTATAAATATAATGTTTTAGGAAAAACATTTATTAAGCTTTTAAAAGCAGATGATATTGATTCAAAAATTTCGTATTCAGTTATTGATGTCAATAATCAAATTATTGTTTCAGATTTTAATAAGGCAAAAATTTCAATCTATAAAAGTGATGTTAGTATTTATGATAGTTTAAATGTTGATATTAGGCGAGTAATTAGAGATGGCGATTCTAAAATTTATGTTGAACTTAATGTTAGTAGTAGAAATGGATTGCCAGTTGTAGGACTTAAAAGTGAAAATTTTGCAATAGCTAATGAAGCATACTATATTATTAAACCCAAAGTTGCTTATGATGTTAATCTATCTAATGAGATGAATATTTCAATTATATTTGATAAATCTTTGGGTATGAAAAAATATGAAAAAGAACAGATTATGGGTATAAATACCCTCATAAAGAATAAAAAGAATAAGAAATTTAGCTTTGTAAATGCAACAAGTGTACCTTTAATAGACAATATTGAGAGTTTATTAAGTACTATTAACAAGACAAATTCTCTTGGATCTTATGATTCAACTTATGTGAAGACAGACGTTAGCTTGAAGCTTGCAGGCTCTGAGCTTATGTCAAGAAGTTCAAAGAGAGCTGTTCTTTATTTTAATAATGGAACTTTAAGTCGTTCTGCTTTTGATACCTATTCTATAGACACTATTTTAAATTATTATAAAAATAATGATATTAGATTTTATTTAGTATTGTTTGGAAATAGCCCTGTTGATCCTAAGTTGCAATATTTGGTAGATGAAACTGGAGGGGCTGTGATTCCTTTTTCATCTTATGAAGGAGTATCTAAGGTTTATGATTTGATTTTAGGACAGAAGACAGGCACTTATTTACTTGAGCACAACTATCCTGATACACAGGAGCCTAATGGATATTTTAATCTATCGGTTGAAATCAATTTTAATCAGCAGACGGGCAGAGGAGAATTTGCATATTTTGTTAATTAG